GTGGTGGAACCCTACCACGTAAGCCAGGAGGCAGAATCCTCTGGCGCGCTAAACCCTACCTACCCACCCTTCCTTCATCTATCAAACGAAAAATACCGCTACTGCACCCAGTAACGGCATTTTGAATACTGTTTCCTTTAACCACTCACCAACAAATCGAGCGGCCTTCTCACAAGCGTCAACACCCTGCTTGCTCCGCCCTACCTACAACTCAAAATCCACAAAAGCACAAATAGCTTGGGCGTATATATAAGCCGCGTCTTTGAAGGATTGGATGAGTATGCGCTCATCGGCACGATGGGCGTGACTATGTTCACCAGGAAAGCCTGGGCCGAAGCTGATGCAGTTGGGGAAGTATTTCGCATAGGTTGTGCCAGCAATGGCTAATGGTTCGCTCAATGGGCGACTCACCGGCAAATTGCTCAAGGCATCCTGGTAGACTTCGAGGAGTTTCTGTATTAGCGGATGATCTTGGCTATAGCGGTAGCCTTGGGCGATGTTCTCTCGCGTTATGTGACTTTCTTGGAGTCTGAAAGTCTTCAGCAGTTCGTGTTTAGCCTGGTAAATATCCAGACTTTCTGTAACTCGTATATCCAGGGTCAGCAGAACGGAGTCAGCGTTTGTCATTTCCAATTTAGTCGGCTTGACGACAATTGCTTCATTTGCAAAAGGAATTTCATAAGCCACATCTGCCTGGTAAGGGACCAGGCGATCTAAGAAACTTCCGGTTGCGCCTTTCTTGGCTTTAAATAGCTCCATAATCGCATTCTGCTTGCCTTGGTAGTTTCCTGCGTGGGCGGCTTCGCCTTTAAAAATTTGGCGTTCACCTGCTTGGACGATTTCTGCTGTATCTGGAATAATATTCGTGTCGGTTCCGCCAGACAGCCCCTCCGCATCAGGGTAACCCAAGTCTGCCAAGGTCAGACGAAAGCTAAGATTCCAAATGCTCTCTTCCGCCAGAACGAGCGGAAACTTAGCGTCAGGCACTAAGCCATAAGCTGGCATTTCTTCCTGGTTCGCAAGGTATTTCTGAGCGCAATGGAAATCAGACTCTT
This region of Suicoccus acidiformans genomic DNA includes:
- a CDS encoding M20/M25/M40 family metallo-hydrolase — protein: MQVDYQDYVEANYADMLQDVLNLVRIPSVKQADAGAYLFGQAIHEVLNEFERLCHRLGMHQIHREDDYYAWVEIGNPTLPLVGIIGHVDIVDYDATTWAFNPLGEVTADTIYGRGISDDKGPVVMCLYAMKYVQDHNIPLRIRLIVGADEESDFHCAQKYLANQEEMPAYGLVPDAKFPLVLAEESIWNLSFRLTLADLGYPDAEGLSGGTDTNIIPDTAEIVQAGERQIFKGEAAHAGNYQGKQNAIMELFKAKKGATGSFLDRLVPYQADVAYEIPFANEAIVVKPTKLEMTNADSVLLTLDIRVTESLDIYQAKHELLKTFRLQESHITRENIAQGYRYSQDHPLIQKLLEVYQDALSNLPVSRPLSEPLAIAGTTYAKYFPNCISFGPGFPGEHSHAHRADERILIQSFKDAAYIYAQAICAFVDFEL